One Maribacter dokdonensis DSW-8 DNA window includes the following coding sequences:
- the nadE gene encoding NAD(+) synthase, whose translation MQTEKVIEHIVKWLKDYAVNAKQKGFVIGVSGGIDSAVTSTLCAKTGLDLLCLEMPIHQAENQNDRASRHIDWLIENFPNVRRQPVNLTPVFDSLVAALPAVDNEEDRFMSLANTRARLRMTSLYYFAALERYLVAGTGNKVEDFGVGFYTKYGDGGVDLSPIADLMKTEVYDIAKTLGVNKEIIDAAPTDGLWGDDRTDEDQIGASYPELEWAMNMKDEGKTIADFEGRQKEVYTIFTRLNTMNQHKMLPIPVCEIPTELK comes from the coding sequence ATGCAAACTGAAAAGGTAATTGAACACATTGTAAAGTGGTTAAAAGATTATGCTGTAAATGCAAAACAGAAAGGTTTTGTCATTGGAGTATCCGGCGGAATTGATTCTGCGGTTACTTCTACCCTATGCGCAAAAACAGGTTTAGACCTGCTTTGCCTAGAAATGCCCATTCACCAAGCCGAGAACCAAAATGACCGTGCTTCTAGACATATTGATTGGTTAATAGAAAATTTTCCCAATGTTAGAAGACAACCCGTAAACCTTACCCCGGTATTTGATAGTTTGGTGGCCGCACTGCCTGCAGTAGATAATGAAGAGGATAGGTTTATGTCATTGGCAAATACAAGAGCAAGATTGCGAATGACCAGTTTGTATTATTTTGCCGCGCTTGAGCGCTATCTTGTAGCAGGAACCGGAAATAAAGTAGAAGATTTTGGTGTTGGTTTTTATACCAAATACGGTGACGGCGGTGTAGACCTTAGCCCTATAGCGGATTTAATGAAAACCGAAGTGTACGATATTGCTAAGACTTTGGGCGTTAACAAAGAAATTATTGATGCCGCACCTACGGACGGACTTTGGGGAGATGATAGAACCGACGAGGATCAGATTGGCGCATCTTACCCTGAGCTAGAGTGGGCCATGAACATGAAAGACGAAGGAAAGACCATAGCCGATTTTGAGGGTAGACAAAAAGAAGTATATACGATTTTTACGAGGTTGAATACTATGAACCAACACAAAATGTTACCTATACCTGTTTGTGAGATTCCTACAGAGTTAAAATAA
- the gldB gene encoding gliding motility lipoprotein GldB: protein MYCKILAKVKPIFILLSVFVILSSCNDSDKVAKEIAAVPMDLKIARFDREFASSGEEGLPGLRKMYPYLFPAPDSVWIAKMNDSLQIELFQEVGNAFRSFEDEEEGLVQLFKHIKYYFPEYTVPKVITVTNDVDYNNRIILTDSLLFISLDNYLGPEHKYYGGFQRYIAHTLDRNYLVSDVASSFAKQVVPRPRERTFLARMIYFGKELYLKDVLMPNVDNRKKIGYSQEDLDWAFANEEPMWRNFIENEYLYSTDNKLNQRFLEPAPFSKFGLELDNESPGKLGRFVGWQIVRAFMENNEVDVKQLMTMPAEEIFKKSNYKPRN from the coding sequence ATGTATTGTAAAATACTTGCCAAGGTCAAACCTATTTTTATACTATTATCAGTTTTTGTCATTCTTTCTAGTTGTAATGATAGCGATAAGGTGGCCAAAGAGATCGCAGCCGTACCTATGGACCTTAAAATAGCACGTTTTGATCGTGAATTTGCGTCTTCGGGAGAAGAGGGTTTACCAGGTTTGCGTAAAATGTATCCGTATTTATTTCCGGCTCCCGATAGTGTTTGGATCGCCAAAATGAATGATTCCCTTCAAATTGAATTATTTCAAGAAGTGGGTAACGCCTTTCGTAGTTTTGAAGATGAGGAAGAAGGTTTGGTACAATTGTTTAAACATATCAAATATTATTTTCCGGAATATACAGTGCCAAAGGTAATTACGGTTACCAATGATGTAGATTACAACAACAGGATTATTTTGACCGATAGTTTGTTGTTCATAAGCCTTGATAATTATTTAGGACCAGAGCATAAGTATTACGGAGGTTTTCAGCGCTATATAGCGCATACCTTGGATCGCAACTATTTGGTGAGCGATGTGGCAAGTTCCTTTGCAAAACAGGTAGTGCCAAGACCCAGGGAGCGAACATTTCTTGCCCGTATGATCTATTTTGGTAAAGAACTGTATTTAAAGGATGTGCTTATGCCCAATGTAGATAATCGCAAGAAAATAGGCTATTCACAAGAGGATTTGGATTGGGCTTTTGCCAATGAAGAACCTATGTGGAGAAATTTTATAGAGAATGAATACCTGTACAGTACAGATAATAAATTGAACCAACGGTTTTTAGAGCCTGCCCCTTTCTCAAAATTTGGATTGGAACTGGACAATGAATCGCCGGGTAAATTAGGAAGATTTGTAGGATGGCAAATTGTAC
- a CDS encoding response regulator gives MIKVLIADNHPIIRMGVRKVLESAEGFELIDEVATTEELFEKLKDTTPDVVMLEMDIPEINGIAALRRIKKDYADVKVLMYSGQSEDVYALSAIRAGAFGYLSKSSGVEYITAAVTKVSEGSMFITNELAQRLAFDEGTKKPRRFFRKLSTREIEVLKLLASGKRNKEVALGLNLNEKTVSTYKARLMKKLNVDNMVDLLQQAKALELY, from the coding sequence ATGATCAAAGTTTTAATAGCGGACAATCATCCTATCATAAGAATGGGAGTTAGGAAGGTTCTAGAATCCGCTGAGGGCTTTGAACTGATCGATGAGGTAGCTACTACCGAAGAGCTGTTCGAAAAACTCAAAGACACAACCCCCGATGTGGTCATGTTAGAAATGGATATTCCGGAAATTAACGGAATAGCGGCATTACGCAGAATTAAGAAAGATTACGCGGACGTAAAAGTCCTTATGTACAGCGGTCAATCTGAAGATGTATATGCCCTAAGTGCCATTAGAGCCGGTGCTTTTGGATATTTATCCAAATCATCTGGTGTAGAATATATTACTGCAGCAGTGACCAAAGTAAGCGAAGGAAGCATGTTCATTACAAATGAACTTGCACAAAGACTTGCTTTTGATGAAGGAACTAAAAAACCAAGAAGGTTCTTTAGAAAACTATCTACTAGAGAAATTGAAGTGTTAAAGCTTTTAGCTAGTGGTAAGCGCAACAAAGAAGTTGCTTTAGGTTTAAACCTAAACGAAAAAACAGTTAGTACCTACAAAGCTCGTTTAATGAAAAAATTGAACGTAGATAATATGGTAGATTTATTACAACAAGCGAAAGCATTGGAATTGTACTAA